Proteins encoded together in one Musa acuminata AAA Group cultivar baxijiao chromosome BXJ3-6, Cavendish_Baxijiao_AAA, whole genome shotgun sequence window:
- the LOC135639711 gene encoding cytochrome P450 71D10-like, producing MLGGASETSAGIMEWAMSELMRNPRVMRKLQEEVRETVGEKGKVTEKDINGMNYLKLVIKETLRLHPPVPLLLPRECRETCEVLGYQIPEKTRVFVNVWALGRDPRYWDSPTEFEPERFERRNSMVDFKGTNFEFLPFGAGRRICPGMSFGLKSIELSLASLLYNFDWELLSGNEGMPQELDMSETFSITCRRKSDLCLRAIPRIPFSMT from the coding sequence ATGCTCGGTGGGGCCAGCGAGACCTCCGCAGGAATAATGGAGTGGGCCATGTCGGAGCTGATGAGGAATCCAAGAGTGATGCGGAAGTTGCAAGAGGAGGTGAGGGAGACTGTCGGAGAAAAGGGAAAGGTGACGGAGAAGGACATCAACGGAATGAACTACTTGAAACTGGTCATCAAGGAGACTCTGAGGCTGCACCCTCCTGTTCCTCTGCTGCTCCCCCGAGAGTGCCGGGAGACGTGCGAGGTTCTTGGTTACCAGATACCAGAGAAGACAAGAGTATTCGTGAACGTTTGGGCCTTGGGAAGGGATCCTCGATACTGGGACAGTCCCACTGAGTTTGAGCCAGAGAGATTCGAGAGGAGGAATTCCATGGTCGACTTCAAGGGAACCAACTTTGAGTTCTTACCTTTCGGGGCAGGCAGGAGGATATGCCCAGGGATGTCATTTGGTTTGAAGAGCATAGAGCTTTCCCTGGCTAGCCTTCTCTACAACTTTGATTGGGAGCTCCTATCGGGAAATGAAGGGATGCCCCAGGAGTTGGACATGAGCGAGACCTTCTCGATTACGTGCCGGAGGAAGTCGGACCTCTGCCTACGTGCCATCCCTCGTATTCCTTTCTCCATGACTTGA
- the LOC135640886 gene encoding cytochrome P450 71D10-like has protein sequence MLGGASETSAGIMEWAMSELMRNPRVMRKLQEEVRETVGEKGKVTEKDINGMNYLKLVIKETLRLHPPVPLLLPRECRETCEVLGYQIPEKTRVFVNVWALGRDPRYWDSPTEFEPERFERRNSMVDFKGTNFEFLPFGAGRRICPGMSFGLKSIELSLASLLYNFDWELPSGNEGMPQELDMSETFSITCRRKSDLCLRAIPRIPFSMT, from the coding sequence ATGCTCGGTGGGGCCAGCGAGACCTCCGCAGGAATAATGGAGTGGGCCATGTCGGAGCTGATGAGGAATCCAAGAGTGATGCGGAAGTTGCAAGAGGAGGTGAGGGAGACTGTCGGAGAAAAGGGAAAGGTGACGGAGAAGGACATCAACGGAATGAACTACTTGAAACTGGTCATCAAGGAGACTCTGAGGCTGCACCCTCCTGTTCCTCTGCTGCTCCCCCGAGAGTGCCGGGAGACGTGCGAGGTTCTTGGTTACCAGATACCAGAGAAGACAAGAGTATTCGTGAACGTTTGGGCCTTGGGAAGGGATCCTCGATACTGGGACAGTCCCACTGAGTTTGAGCCAGAGAGATTCGAGAGGAGGAATTCCATGGTCGACTTCAAGGGAACCAACTTTGAGTTCTTACCTTTCGGGGCAGGCAGGAGGATATGCCCAGGGATGTCATTTGGTTTGAAGAGCATAGAGCTTTCCCTGGCTAGCCTTCTCTACAACTTTGATTGGGAGCTCCCATCGGGAAATGAAGGGATGCCCCAGGAGTTGGACATGAGCGAGACCTTCTCGATTACGTGCCGGAGGAAGTCGGACCTCTGCCTACGTGCCATCCCTCGTATTCCTTTCTCCATGACTTGA
- the LOC135640834 gene encoding desmethyl-deoxy-podophyllotoxin synthase-like, translating into MDLTSTSFLFSFLVLLVSLLLLKKNRSGGGARATLPPGPSKLPIIGSLHHLLGGLPHRSLTALSKKFGPVILLKLGEVPTLVVSSTEAAAEIMKTHDVSFASRPTNLNLQSATYGDRGVGFTSYGFHWRELRKMSIVELLSAKRVQSFRFIREEEVLNLVRSIVLLSNAGSTVNLSKKLVLLANDIGSRSVIGSKCKYQKEFIRIVMQTLEAAGGFSLADLFPSWPIIKLLSGATFKMQMLHRDMDAILNSIIQERRERKSAEQPEEEEEEEALVDVMLRVQAEGSLSFPLADEDMKAMMLDMLGGASETSAGIMEWAMSELMRNPRVMRKLQEEVRETVGEKGKVTEKDINGMNYLKLVIKETLRLHPPVPLLLPRECRETCEVLGYQIPEKTRVFVNVWALGRDPRYWDSPTEFEPERFERRNSMVDFKGTNFEFLPFGAGRRICPGMSFGLKSIELSLASLLYNFDWELPSGNEGMPQELDMSETFSITCRRKSDLCLRAIPRIPFSMT; encoded by the exons ATGGATCTCACCAgcacctccttcctcttctcctttctcgTCCTCCTCGTTTCGCTGCTGCTACTCAAGAAGAACAGGTCTGGTGGCGGAGCTCGTGCCACACTGCCTCCCGGTCCATCTAAGCTCCCTATCATAGGCAGCTTGCACCATCTCTTGGGTGGCCTGCCGCATCGTTCCCTCACTGCCTTATCTAAGAAATTTGGCCCCGTGATACTCCTGAAGCTCGGTGAGGTCCCCACCCTCGTTGTCTCATCTACCGAAGCGGCTGCTGAGATCATGAAAACCCACGACGTCAGCTTCGCCTCTCGGCCCACTAACCTGAATCTCCAGTCCGCCACATACGGTGACAGGGGCGTCGGCTTTACCTCGTATGGATTCCACTGGAGGGAGCTGCGCAAGATGAGCATCGTGGAGCTATTGAGTGCCAAGCGAGTCCAATCTTTTCGCTTTATCCGGGAAGAGGAGGTGCTTAATCTTGTGCGGTCGATAGTCCTGTTGTCCAACGCTGGTTCCACCGTGAACCTCAGTAAGAAATTGGTGCTGTTGGCTAATGACATAGGCTCCCGGTCCGTCATCGGCAGCAAGTGCAAGTACCAGAAAGAGTTCATACGGATAGTGATGCAAACGCTGGAAGCTGCCGGAGGCTTCAGTTTGGCGGACTTATTCCCGTCATGGCCGATAATTAAACTTCTCAGTGGCGCGACTTTCAAGATGCAGATGTTACACCGTGACATGGACGCGATCCTGAATAGCATCATTCAAGAGCGCAGAGAAAGGAAGTCCGCAGAgcaaccggaggaggaggaggaggaggaggccttggTCGATGTCATGCTGAGAGTTCAAGCTGAAGGTAGCCTGTCATTCCCCTTAGCAGACGAGGACATGAAAGCCATGATGCTG GATATGCTCGGTGGGGCCAGCGAGACCTCCGCAGGAATAATGGAGTGGGCCATGTCGGAGCTGATGAGGAATCCAAGAGTGATGCGGAAGTTGCAAGAGGAGGTGAGGGAGACTGTCGGAGAAAAGGGAAAGGTGACGGAGAAGGACATCAACGGAATGAACTACTTGAAACTGGTCATCAAGGAGACTCTGAGGCTGCACCCTCCTGTTCCTCTGCTGCTCCCCCGAGAGTGCCGGGAGACGTGCGAGGTTCTTGGTTACCAGATACCAGAGAAGACAAGAGTATTCGTGAACGTTTGGGCCTTGGGAAGGGATCCTCGATACTGGGACAGTCCCACTGAGTTTGAGCCAGAGAGATTCGAGAGGAGGAATTCCATGGTCGACTTCAAGGGAACCAACTTTGAGTTCTTACCTTTCGGGGCAGGCAGGAGGATATGCCCAGGGATGTCATTTGGTTTGAAGAGCATAGAGCTTTCCCTGGCTAGCCTTCTCTACAACTTTGATTGGGAGCTCCCATCGGGAAATGAAGGGATGCCCCAGGAGTTGGACATGAGCGAGACCTTCTCGATTACGTGCCGGAGGAAGTCGGACCTCTGCCTACGTGCCATCCCTCGTATTCCTTTCTCCATGACTTGA
- the LOC135641458 gene encoding desmethyl-deoxy-podophyllotoxin synthase-like — translation ARATLPPGPSKLPIIGSLHHLLGGLPHRSLTALSKKFGPVILLKLGEVPTLVVSSTEAAAEIMKTHDVSFASRPTNLNLQSATYGDRGVGFTSYGFHWRELRKMSIVELLSAKRVQSFRFIREEEVLNLVRSIVLLSNAGSTVNLSKKLVLLANDIGSRSVIGSKCKYQKEFIRIVMQTLEAAGGFSLADLFPSWPIIKLLSGATFKMQMLHRDMDAILNSIIQERRERKSAEQPEEEEEEEALVDVMLRVQAEGSLSFPLADEDMKAMMLSQFRESNFWIPFAIKDMLGGASETSAGIMEWAMSELMRNPRVMRKLQEEVRETVGEKGKVTEKDINGMNYLKLVIKETLRLHPPVPLLLPRECRETCEVLGYQIPEKTRVFVNVWALGRDPRYWDSPTEFEPERFERRNSMVDFKGTNFEFLPFGAGRRICPGMSFGLKSIELSLASLLYNFDWELPSGNEGMPQELDMSETFSITCRRKSDLCLRAIPRIPFSMT, via the exons GCTCGTGCCACACTGCCTCCCGGTCCATCTAAGCTCCCTATCATAGGCAGCTTGCACCATCTCTTGGGTGGCCTGCCGCATCGTTCCCTCACTGCCTTATCTAAGAAATTTGGCCCCGTGATACTCCTGAAGCTCGGTGAGGTCCCCACCCTCGTTGTCTCATCTACCGAAGCGGCTGCTGAGATCATGAAAACCCACGACGTCAGCTTCGCCTCTCGGCCCACTAACCTGAATCTCCAGTCCGCCACATACGGTGACAGGGGCGTCGGCTTTACCTCGTATGGATTCCACTGGAGGGAGCTGCGCAAGATGAGCATCGTGGAGCTATTGAGTGCCAAGCGAGTCCAATCTTTTCGCTTTATCCGGGAAGAGGAGGTGCTTAATCTTGTGCGGTCGATAGTCCTGTTGTCCAACGCTGGTTCCACCGTGAACCTCAGTAAGAAATTGGTGCTGTTGGCTAATGACATAGGCTCCCGGTCCGTCATCGGCAGCAAGTGCAAGTACCAGAAAGAGTTCATACGGATAGTGATGCAAACGCTGGAAGCTGCCGGAGGCTTCAGTTTGGCGGACTTATTCCCGTCATGGCCGATAATTAAACTTCTCAGTGGCGCGACTTTCAAGATGCAGATGTTACACCGTGACATGGACGCGATCCTGAATAGCATCATTCAAGAGCGCAGAGAAAGGAAGTCCGCAGAgcaaccggaggaggaggaggaggaggaggccttggTCGATGTCATGCTGAGAGTTCAAGCTGAAGGTAGCCTGTCATTCCCCTTAGCAGACGAGGACATGAAAGCCATGATGCTG TCGCAGTTTCGAGAATCTAATTTCTGGATTCCTTTTGCAATAAAGGATATGCTCGGTGGGGCCAGCGAGACCTCCGCAGGAATAATGGAGTGGGCCATGTCGGAGCTGATGAGGAATCCAAGAGTGATGCGGAAGTTGCAAGAGGAGGTGAGGGAGACTGTCGGAGAAAAGGGAAAGGTGACGGAGAAGGACATCAACGGAATGAACTACTTGAAACTGGTCATCAAGGAGACTCTGAGGCTGCACCCTCCTGTTCCTCTGCTGCTCCCCCGAGAGTGCCGGGAGACGTGCGAGGTTCTTGGTTACCAGATACCAGAGAAGACAAGAGTATTCGTGAACGTTTGGGCCTTGGGAAGGGATCCTCGATACTGGGACAGTCCCACTGAGTTTGAGCCAGAGAGATTCGAGAGGAGGAATTCCATGGTCGACTTCAAGGGAACCAACTTTGAGTTCTTACCTTTCGGGGCAGGCAGGAGGATATGCCCAGGGATGTCATTTGGTTTGAAGAGCATAGAGCTTTCCCTGGCTAGCCTTCTCTACAACTTTGATTGGGAGCTCCCATCGGGAAATGAAGGGATGCCCCAGGAGTTGGACATGAGCGAGACCTTCTCGATTACGTGCCGGAGGAAGTCGGACCTCTGCCTACGTGCCATCCCTCGTATTCCTTTCTCCATGACTTGA
- the LOC135640885 gene encoding desmethyl-deoxy-podophyllotoxin synthase-like: MDLTSTSSLFSFLVLLVSLLLLKKNRSGGGARATLPPGPSKLPIIGSLHHLLGGLPHRSLTALSKKFGPVILLKLGEVPTLVVSSTEAAAEIMKTHDVSFASRPTNLNLQSATYGDRGVGFTSYGFHWRELRKMSIVELLSAKRVQSFRFIREEEVLNLVRSIVLLSDAGSTVNLSKKLVLLANDIGSRSVIGSKCKYQKEFIRIVMQTLEAAGGFSLADLFPSWPIIKLLSGATFKMQMLHRDMDAILNSIIQERRERKSAKQPEEEEEEEALVDVMLRVQAEGSLSFPLADEDMKAMMLVCFF, from the coding sequence ATGGATCTCACCAgcacctcctccctcttctcctttctcgTCCTCCTCGTTTCGCTGCTGCTACTCAAGAAGAACAGGTCTGGTGGCGGAGCTCGTGCCACACTGCCTCCCGGTCCATCTAAGCTCCCTATCATAGGCAGCTTGCACCATCTCTTGGGTGGCCTGCCGCATCGTTCCCTCACTGCCTTATCTAAGAAATTTGGCCCCGTGATACTCCTGAAGCTCGGTGAGGTCCCCACCCTCGTTGTCTCATCTACCGAAGCGGCTGCTGAGATCATGAAAACCCACGACGTCAGCTTCGCCTCTCGGCCCACTAACCTGAATCTCCAGTCCGCCACATACGGTGACAGGGGCGTCGGCTTTACCTCGTATGGATTCCACTGGAGGGAGCTGCGCAAGATGAGCATCGTGGAGCTATTGAGTGCCAAGCGAGTCCAATCTTTTCGCTTTATCCGGGAAGAGGAGGTGCTTAATCTTGTGCGGTCGATAGTCCTGTTGTCCGACGCTGGTTCCACCGTGAACCTCAGTAAGAAATTGGTGCTGTTGGCTAATGACATAGGCTCCCGGTCCGTCATCGGCAGCAAGTGCAAGTACCAGAAAGAGTTCATACGGATAGTGATGCAAACGCTGGAAGCTGCCGGAGGCTTCAGTTTGGCGGACTTATTCCCGTCATGGCCGATAATTAAACTTCTCAGTGGCGCGACTTTCAAGATGCAGATGTTACACCGTGACATGGACGCGATCCTGAATAGCATCATTCAAGAGCGCAGAGAAAGGAAGTCCGCAAAgcaaccggaggaggaggaggaggaggaggccttggTCGATGTCATGCTGAGAGTTCAAGCTGAAGGTAGCCTGTCATTCCCCTTAGCAGACGAGGACATGAAAGCCATGATGCTGGTATGCTTTTTTTGA